The Methanosphaera sp. BMS genome contains a region encoding:
- the asd gene encoding aspartate-semialdehyde dehydrogenase — protein sequence MVRNVCVLGATGMVGQRFIQLLSQIPDFNIVDIAASEKSAGKRYADAVNWHQTTPIPDEIKDMKIVNTDPNEVSDDVDFVFASLPAGLAEPVEAAFAEKFIVASNASVNRMKENIPLVIPEVNPEHLEMMETQKDVNGWEGCIVTNPNCSTIALTLTLKPLFDKYTFRRVSVTTMQAVSGAGYNGVPSMGILDNIIPYIGGEEEKMQSETLHLLGKVNGGLVDKANFPLSASCNRVGVVDGHTESVAIEFEEDDITVDDIKSTMNDFVGLPQKEKLSFAPEKPVIVREEEDRPQPRMDRDSGHGMSVSVGRVREDVFENSFKYTLVGHNTIRGAAGASILNAQLISKLYL from the coding sequence ATGGTAAGAAATGTATGTGTACTCGGTGCTACCGGTATGGTAGGACAAAGATTTATCCAACTGTTAAGTCAGATTCCGGATTTTAACATTGTTGACATAGCAGCTAGTGAAAAATCAGCTGGAAAAAGATATGCTGATGCAGTAAATTGGCATCAAACAACACCTATTCCGGATGAAATAAAGGATATGAAAATAGTAAATACCGATCCGAATGAAGTTAGTGATGATGTGGACTTTGTATTCGCATCCCTTCCGGCAGGACTTGCCGAACCTGTTGAAGCAGCATTTGCAGAAAAGTTCATAGTTGCAAGTAATGCAAGTGTTAACCGTATGAAAGAAAACATTCCACTGGTCATACCTGAAGTTAACCCGGAACATTTAGAGATGATGGAAACACAAAAGGATGTAAACGGATGGGAAGGATGCATAGTTACAAATCCAAACTGTTCAACAATAGCTTTAACATTAACACTCAAACCTTTATTTGACAAATACACTTTTAGAAGAGTATCAGTAACCACTATGCAGGCAGTCAGTGGAGCAGGTTATAACGGTGTTCCATCCATGGGAATTTTAGATAATATAATTCCATACATCGGTGGTGAAGAGGAAAAAATGCAATCAGAGACATTACACTTGCTTGGAAAGGTAAATGGTGGACTTGTAGATAAGGCAAATTTCCCATTAAGTGCTTCATGTAATCGTGTTGGAGTAGTAGATGGACACACCGAAAGTGTAGCTATTGAATTTGAAGAAGATGACATAACAGTAGATGACATTAAGTCCACAATGAATGATTTTGTTGGTTTGCCTCAGAAGGAAAAATTATCTTTTGCACCTGAAAAACCGGTTATTGTTCGTGAAGAAGAGGATAGACCACAACCTCGTATGGATCGTGACTCAGGTCATGGTATGAGTGTTAGTGTAGGACGTGTCCGTGAAGACGTATTTGAAAACAGTTTCAAATATACTTTGGTAGGACATAATACTATTCGTGGGGCTGCAGGAGCTTCCATACTGAATGCTCAACTAATCTCAAAATTATATCTATAA
- the dapB gene encoding 4-hydroxy-tetrahydrodipicolinate reductase, with translation MIKVAVTGCVGNMGSRIIRTITEQENMKVVLGIEMPNSPLAGEDLGEQIGIGTMNVPIIASNDLKETLLEIKPDVLVDFTIASAAVETVKICAECGVNVVVGTTGLTDEQLDVIHTAIKDNDIKAVISPNMATGVNVFFEIVGQVAKILGHEYDVEIIEAHHHHKKDAPSGTAVRAAQIVAENLDLDLKEKACYGREGMVGERGENEIGIHAVRGGDIVGDHTVMFCGDGERIEVIHRASTRQAFVNGVIRAINYQHDKQDKNIADMFDVLGL, from the coding sequence ATGATTAAAGTAGCAGTTACAGGCTGTGTCGGAAATATGGGTTCAAGAATTATAAGAACCATCACCGAGCAAGAAAATATGAAAGTAGTACTTGGTATAGAAATGCCTAACAGCCCATTAGCAGGTGAAGATTTGGGTGAACAAATCGGTATTGGAACAATGAACGTTCCAATAATAGCATCAAATGATTTAAAAGAAACATTACTTGAAATAAAACCTGATGTATTGGTGGATTTCACAATCGCATCTGCAGCAGTAGAAACAGTTAAAATTTGTGCAGAATGCGGAGTAAATGTAGTGGTTGGTACAACCGGACTAACTGATGAACAGTTGGATGTAATTCACACGGCAATAAAAGACAATGATATAAAAGCGGTCATATCACCTAACATGGCTACTGGTGTAAATGTATTCTTTGAAATTGTAGGTCAAGTAGCTAAGATATTGGGACATGAATATGATGTTGAAATTATAGAAGCTCATCATCATCATAAAAAGGATGCACCATCCGGAACAGCAGTAAGGGCCGCTCAAATAGTAGCAGAAAACCTTGACTTGGATTTAAAAGAAAAGGCTTGTTACGGCAGAGAAGGTATGGTAGGAGAAAGAGGCGAAAATGAAATAGGTATTCATGCTGTTCGTGGTGGGGACATTGTCGGTGATCATACAGTAATGTTCTGTGGTGACGGTGAAAGAATAGAAGTTATTCACAGGGCATCAACCAGACAGGCATTTGTCAATGGAGTAATAAGAGCAATAAATTATCAACACGACAAACAAGATAAAAACATTGCAGATATGTTTGACGTATTAGGTTTATAA